The Meiothermus ruber DSM 1279 genome includes the window GATAGTAGATGCCCGAGACCAGAAGCAGAATGCCCTGGAAGATGTTGGTGGCCTGGGCCCCGTTCTCCGGCGACATCACCGGCAGAATGGCGGCCATCAGGCCCAGCCCCATGAAGGCCAGGCTGGCTACCAGCAACACCACCAAGACCCCCAGCAGGTTGGCCCCGTTCACCGAGACCTGGATAAAAAGCACCAGGCCCACCAGGATCACGATGGTGCGGATCACGCTGAACATGACCGCAAAGAGCGAGACCCCCGAGAGGTGGATGAGCCTCGAGACCGGAGCCATAAAGGTGTACTCTAGCGTCCCTTCCCAGCGCTCGTAGGAGATGGAGTTGGCGATCTCGTTGTACATGGCCGATAAAAAAGACCACAAGAGCACGCCCAGCAACAGCGTCAGGGTCAGGCGGAAGTCGTCCTGGGCCTTGCCAATCAGGGCAATGGTGGCCGAGTTGACGATGGCGTAAAACACGAACACCACCACCCAGCTCATGTAGCGCCGGGTCAGGTGCCAGTCGCGGAAGACAAAAGCCCACATGGGGCGGATGTAGCGTTCAAACATAGGGTTCCCTTAGGTTCTGCGAACAACAATTATCTTTCGAGCTCTTCCTCATCGAAGGCCTCGCCGGTGAGGGCGATGAAGGCCTCCTCGAGGCTCTCGGTTCCGGCTTTTTGCTTGAGTTCGTTGGCGGTGCCCTCGGCCACCAGGCGGCCATGGGCCAGGAAGCCGATGCGGTGCGAGAGGCGCTCGGCCTCGGCCATGTCGTGGGTGGTGAGCAGGATGGTGGTGCCCTCGCGGGCCCGCAGATCTTCCAGGAAGGCCTGCACGTCGCGGCGGCTTTTGGGGTCGAGGCCGGTGGTGGGCTCGTCCAGTAGCAGGAGGGGCGGGTTGATGAGGAGGGCCCGGGCAATGGCAATCTTCTGCTGCATGCCGCGGCTCATCTCCTCGATGGGGTCGCCGAAGCGGCGCGACTCCAGGCCGAGTTGCTCCAGAATCTGCATGGCCCGCTTTTCGGCTGTGCGGGGCTCGAGGCCATAAAGCTGCGCGGCGTAGAGCAGGTTCTCGCGCGGCGAAAGCTTCTTGTAAAAGGCCGCGTCCACGCTCACCCGGCCCATCTTGCGCCGCAGCTCGCGCTCACCCTCGGGCAGGGTATGGCCCAGCATCCGCACCGTGCCGCCATCGGGGGTGAGCAGGGTGGATAAAATGCGGATCAGGGTGGACTTGCCCGAGCCGTTGGGGCCCAGTAGGCCGTAGGTCTCCCCTTCCCGCACCTGGAAAGACACCCCCTTGAGGGCCCATTCCTCCCTGAGGGGCGCGCGCAGTCCGTCGCGCTTGCGGAAGACCTTTTTAAGGTTGGAGACCTCGATGGCGAGTTGGGTTTTGGTGGGCTCGAGGGTCAGCATAACAGGCTCTGCCTTTCAAAAAAGTTGAGGGTTAGGGCTGTGGGGACGTTCACGCTTGGTAAAAGCATCTCTGGTTCTCCAAACAAACCGGCGGCCCGAAGGCCGCCGAGGAACGCAAAAAGCGCGACAAATGCGGTTCGGGAGAGGTTTGGGTTCAGGCGCAAGGCCTGGCCATACGAATGATCGCGCGGCTGCTCATGGCTCACCTACCAGGCCTAAGTGTACGCTCTGGTCAGCCCAGCGCGCAAGCCTGCGAACGGTCGGTGCGGCGCTTCAAAAGCGGGCTGCGTGGGTCTGCGAACGGAGCATCGGTTCTCAACCCGAGTCCAACACGTTAAGCTACTACATGAGGTCAAAGCATGGACGTCTTCCCCGCTTGGTTCAAGGCCTTCAAACAGGTGGAAATCTGGCCCGGCATGGATATGGCGGTGCTCTCCGGCCACAAGGGGCAGGTAGGGTTTGCCCAGGTTGCCGAAGAAACCTTTGTACCCGAACACGCCCACGACGGCCAGTGGGGGGTGGTGCTGGAAGGCCAGGTCGAGTTCGTAATCGGCGGCGAGACCCGGGTCTTCCGCAAGGGCGACTACTACCACATTCCCGCCGGCGTTCCGCACAGCGCCCGGCTGGCAGCGGGCACCGCCTTTATTGACGTCTGGGAAAACGAGCGCTTCCCAGCCGACCGCCTTAAATAGGGCTCGAGGGGGTTTTATGTACGAGAACATTCTGGTGGAGACCCAGGGGGCAGTCGGGCTGGTGCGGCTCAACCGCCCCAAACAACTCAACGCCCTCAACAGCGCCACCCTGCGCGAGCTGGCTACCGCCATTGCTGCGTTTGAGCAGGATGCCGCCATCGGGGCCATGGTCATTACCGGCAACGAGCGGGCCTTTGCCGCCGGGGCCGATATCGCCGAGTTCCAGCAAACCAGCCTGGCCGAGCTGATGAAGGGCCTGCGGGCCGACCAGTACGAGACGCTGCGCAAGGTGCGCAAGCCGCTGGTGGCCGCGGTCTCGGGCTTTGCCTACGGGGGTGGCTGTGAGCTGGCCATGCTCTGCGACCTGATTGTGGCTTCCGATACCGCCAAGTTCGCCCAGCCGGAAATCAACCTGGGCATCATCCCCGGCGGCGGGGGCACCCAGCGCCTCACCCGGCAGGTGGGCAAGTACCTGGCCATGGAGGTGATTCTGGCCGGGCGGGTGCTCTCGGCCTGGGAAGCCTTGCAGCACGGCCTGGTGAACCGCGTGGTGCCGGTGGAGCTGTATCTGGAAGAGGCCCTCGAGCTCGCCCAGACCCTCGCCGAAAGGGCCCCCCTGGCCGCGCGGCTGGCCAAGGATGCCGTCAACCGGGCCCAGGATATGAGCCTGGAGCACGGGCTGGGCCTCGAGCGCAGCAATTTTCTGATTGCCTTTGGCAGCGAGGACAAGCAAGAAGGCACCACCGCCTTTTTGGAAAAACGCAAGCCCCAGTGGAAAGGGCGCTAGGGAGGAAGCATGGAGGTACTTCTACGCGAACAAAGCAATGGCATTCTAACCCTCACCCTGAACCGGCCCGAGGCCATCAACGCCCTTACCACCGAGATGCTGCGGGAGCTTAGCCAAGCCCTCAAAGAGGCCGCCGCCCCGGAGGTGCGGGTGGTGGTGCTGCGAGGAGCAGGGCGCGGATTTTGCTCGGGTCAGGATCTGCGCGAGTTTGCGGGGCAGCGCATCTCGTACAAAAACCACCTGCGCAACTACCGCGCGGTGGTGGAGGGTCTGGCCGGTCTGGAAAAGCCGGTAATCGCCGCCATTCACGGGGCCGCCGCCGGGGCCGGCCTGTCGCTGGCCCTAGCCTGCGACCTGCGTATTGCTTCTTCCGATGCGGTGCTGACCACCGGCTTCAGCAGGATTGGCCTGATTCCCGATGCCGGCATGAACTACCACCTGCCGCGCATGGTGGGCTACGCCAAGGCCTTCGAGCTCGAGGTGCTCTCGGAGCGCCTCAAGGCCGAGGAGGCCCTGGCCCTGGGCCTGGTGAACCGGGTGGTGCCCGCCGAAAGCTTTGCCGAGGAGGTGGCCCGGCTGGCGGGTGAGCTGGCCCAGGGGCCCACCAAAACCTACGGCCTGATTAAGCGGGCCCTGCGGCGCAGCGCGGGGGCCAGCCTCGAGGAGATGCTCGAGTACGAGGCCCTGCTGCAGGAGGTGGCGGGCCGCACCGAGGACCACCAGGAGGGCGTGCAGGCTTTTTATGAGAAGCGCCCCCCGCGCTTCCAGGGCAGGTAGACTAGCGGCGTGGTTCGCTACCTCAAGGGAACGGTACTGAAGAAAAGCCCCAGCAGTGTGGTCTTGCTGGTGGGGGGGGTGGGCCTCGAGGCGAGCTGTCCGGCCTCGACGCTGGCCCAGCTCAGCGAGGGCCAGGAAGCCGCTTTGCACACCAAGCTGGTGGTGCGCGAGGACGACCTGTCGCTTTTTGGCTTTGCCGATGAGAGAAGCCTCGAGCTATTCGAACTGTTGCTCTCGGTCTCGGGGGTGGGGCCCAAAGTGGCCCTGAACCTGCTTTCCTCTCAGACCCCCGCCCTGCTGGCGCGGGCCCTGGCCGAAGGCGACCTGCGCCTGCTCACAGCGGCCCAGGGGGTGGGTAAGAAGCTGGCCGAACGCATCGCGCTCGAGCTGCGCGGCAAGGTGCCGGCCCACCTGATGGGCGAAGGGGGCCGCCTGGTGCACAGCAGCCAGACCGAGGAGGCCGAGTTGGCCCTCATCACCCTGGGTTTCCGCGAGGGCCAGGTGCGCAGCATCGTGGCCGAGATCGCCCAGAAGAACCCCGGGGCCGGCACCCAGGAGCTCATCAAGCTGGCCCTGAAAGCCCTGCGCTAGAAATAGCGCTCGCGCATCTGGCCCAAAAAATCCTCGGTGATCTGGGCGCCCGAGGCCGAGCCCAGCACCGCATCGAGGCCACAGTAAGGGCAGAGGGCGGTCTGGCCCTCGTCTATCCACTCTTCAATCCCGCTTGGTGGGAAGATGCGCAGATAGTAAAAGCAGCCGCACTGCTCGCTTTGCAGTATCTCGGCGCGGTGGCGGCTGGCGTGCTGGTGGGCCTCGTGGTAGGTCATACCCTTTTCGCTTGAATCCTTCACCGTTGGACGCAGTCAGAGGTGAAGGATTCAAGCCGACCGAAGGGAGTAGAAAAGCATTTCGGTAGTATCGTTTAGGCTTGCCGAAGTGAACGATACTGCCGAAATGCGTATCATAACGCCTCCAGCCAGGGGAGCATCTGGAGCAGGTTGGTGACCTCGAGGTCGGCGGGGTACCGGGGGTCTTTGGCTTTGAAACCGCGCTCGACCCAGACCGCTTTCATCCCGGCGGCCGCGGCCCCCGCCACATCGCGTTCGGGGTTGTCGCCCACCATCACGCAGGCCGAGGGTTCGACTTCCAGGGTTTTGCAGATGTGGTCGAAGATGCCCCGCTCGGGCTTGCCAATATCGAGCTCGCCCGAGATCACCACAGCCTGGAAGCGATCCAGCAGGCAGGAGCCTTCGAGCTTCTCCCGCTGCAAGTCGGGCACCCCATTGGTGACGATACCCAGCTTATAGCCCGCGAGGGCCCCCAGCAGTTCGTCAATCTCCGGATAGCGCGGATACAGCCGCCGCTCGC containing:
- a CDS encoding ABC transporter ATP-binding protein → MLTLEPTKTQLAIEVSNLKKVFRKRDGLRAPLREEWALKGVSFQVREGETYGLLGPNGSGKSTLIRILSTLLTPDGGTVRMLGHTLPEGERELRRKMGRVSVDAAFYKKLSPRENLLYAAQLYGLEPRTAEKRAMQILEQLGLESRRFGDPIEEMSRGMQQKIAIARALLINPPLLLLDEPTTGLDPKSRRDVQAFLEDLRAREGTTILLTTHDMAEAERLSHRIGFLAHGRLVAEGTANELKQKAGTESLEEAFIALTGEAFDEEELER
- a CDS encoding enoyl-CoA hydratase-related protein, translating into MYENILVETQGAVGLVRLNRPKQLNALNSATLRELATAIAAFEQDAAIGAMVITGNERAFAAGADIAEFQQTSLAELMKGLRADQYETLRKVRKPLVAAVSGFAYGGGCELAMLCDLIVASDTAKFAQPEINLGIIPGGGGTQRLTRQVGKYLAMEVILAGRVLSAWEALQHGLVNRVVPVELYLEEALELAQTLAERAPLAARLAKDAVNRAQDMSLEHGLGLERSNFLIAFGSEDKQEGTTAFLEKRKPQWKGR
- a CDS encoding enoyl-CoA hydratase-related protein — encoded protein: MEVLLREQSNGILTLTLNRPEAINALTTEMLRELSQALKEAAAPEVRVVVLRGAGRGFCSGQDLREFAGQRISYKNHLRNYRAVVEGLAGLEKPVIAAIHGAAAGAGLSLALACDLRIASSDAVLTTGFSRIGLIPDAGMNYHLPRMVGYAKAFELEVLSERLKAEEALALGLVNRVVPAESFAEEVARLAGELAQGPTKTYGLIKRALRRSAGASLEEMLEYEALLQEVAGRTEDHQEGVQAFYEKRPPRFQGR
- a CDS encoding ABC transporter permease, coding for MFERYIRPMWAFVFRDWHLTRRYMSWVVVFVFYAIVNSATIALIGKAQDDFRLTLTLLLGVLLWSFLSAMYNEIANSISYERWEGTLEYTFMAPVSRLIHLSGVSLFAVMFSVIRTIVILVGLVLFIQVSVNGANLLGVLVVLLVASLAFMGLGLMAAILPVMSPENGAQATNIFQGILLLVSGIYYPVSVLPSWVQPLAYLSPATYALEACRKLMGINHPDSTPERLVGAPLSSVLPELGILLLMGVVLIPLGLWVFHTAEMWAKRTGKLKRTG
- a CDS encoding HAD family hydrolase; the encoded protein is MIQAILFDLDETLILDHPVSLHALRSCAFYAASWYSLDIPRLIQDAEEAAVRLWKASPVFDYTQRIGHSAGEGLWARYTVQTHPALQILHDWAPSFRVAVWDEALARQNIHDDALSEALAHRYPGERRLYPRYPEIDELLGALAGYKLGIVTNGVPDLQREKLEGSCLLDRFQAVVISGELDIGKPERGIFDHICKTLEVEPSACVMVGDNPERDVAGAAAAGMKAVWVERGFKAKDPRYPADLEVTNLLQMLPWLEAL
- the ruvA gene encoding Holliday junction branch migration protein RuvA; this translates as MVRYLKGTVLKKSPSSVVLLVGGVGLEASCPASTLAQLSEGQEAALHTKLVVREDDLSLFGFADERSLELFELLLSVSGVGPKVALNLLSSQTPALLARALAEGDLRLLTAAQGVGKKLAERIALELRGKVPAHLMGEGGRLVHSSQTEEAELALITLGFREGQVRSIVAEIAQKNPGAGTQELIKLALKALR
- a CDS encoding cupin domain-containing protein; the encoded protein is MDVFPAWFKAFKQVEIWPGMDMAVLSGHKGQVGFAQVAEETFVPEHAHDGQWGVVLEGQVEFVIGGETRVFRKGDYYHIPAGVPHSARLAAGTAFIDVWENERFPADRLK